The following is a genomic window from Acidimicrobium ferrooxidans DSM 10331.
ATCCTGCGCGCCATGGAGTGGCTCGGCCTCGACTGGGACGAAGGTCCGCTCCGGCAGTCGTCGAGGGCCGAGCGCTACCGTGCCGTCGCCGAACGGCTGGTGAGCGAGGGGCACGCCTATTGGTGCGATTGCACGCGAGAGCGCGTCGAGGCCCGCAAGCAACCCGGCGAAGCGCCAGGCTACGATGGCTTCTGCCGTCACCGAGGGCTCGGGCCCGGCCCGGGGCGCGCGCTCCGCTTTCGTGTCCCCGACCATGACGTGGTCGTGACGGACCTCGTCCGAGGGGAGGTGCGTTTCCCGGCCGGCTCCATCGAGGACTTCGTCATCGTCAAGTCCACCGGTCAGCCGCTCTACGTCCTCGCCAACGTCGTCGACGACATCGACCTCGCCATCACGCTCGTCCTGCGCGCGGAGGAGCACCTCCCCACGACGCCGAAGGCGGTGTTGCTGCACGAAGCGCTGGCAGCGCCGCCGCCGCGCTTCGCCCACCTCTCTTTTCTCGTGAACGACCAGCGTCGCAAGCTCTCCAAGCGCCGCGATCGAGTTGCGGTGGAGGACTACCGTCAGATGGGCATCCTCCCCTGGGCGCTGCTCAACTACGTGGCGCTCCTCGGATGGAGCCCAGGCACCGACGAGGAGTTCTTCAGCCGTGAGGAGCTCATCGCTCGCTTCGACCTCGCTCGAGTCCAGCACTCTCCCGCCTTCTTCGACGAGCGCAAACTCCTGGCGTTCAATCAGCACTACCTCCAGGCACTGCCACTTGCCGAGCTCCTCGAGCAAGGCCACGACCACTTCGCCTCGATCGGCGCGTTCGCCACCCAACAGGCAACCGAGCTGCTCACTCAGCTCCTTCCACTCGTCGTGCCTCGAGCACGAACACTGTCCGAGGCAGCAGCGATGAGTGCCTTTCTCTTTGCGGACCCACCCATCGCCCCGAACGAGATCGAGGCACTCCGGTCGGAGTCCGCGTCGTGGCTCGGGGCGATCGCCGCACGTCTCGGGGAGCTCGAGCGCTTCGATGCCCCCTCGATCGAAGCAGCCCTTCGGGCGCTCGCCGACGAGCTCGGGACGTCGCTGCGCCATCTCCAAGCACCGCTGCGCGTCGCCGTCACCGGCAGTCGTGTCGGACCCCCGCTGTTCGAGTCGCTCGCACTCGTCGGGCCCGAGGCCACGCTACGACGCATCCATGCTCTCCGCGTGACCCTCGAGGACCGGACCCAAGCACACGCCGGGTAAGCTCAGCTCTGCCCTTCGGGGGTGGTGTAATTGGCAACACAGCAGGTTCTGGCCCTGCCATTGGGGGTTCGAGTCCTCCCCCCCGAGCCGAAGGCTGCGCACGCTCCCCGCGAGCACGCTCCGAACTGCGCGTGCCGCTGGTCGAGCGTGCGGGCCACCGAATGGCGTCTGGCCGAGGCGATCGATCTGGCAAAGGTGGGCAACTCGGCCACGCCATCGATGACGACCGTGTAGAACGTCGCGTCCACTGTCGTCGCTCGTGTGCCCTGACGCCTCCGTGCTGCGACCGCGTGGAACGGGTGAGCCGACGCACGCGCCGCTTCTGCGAGCCTCGCGTCGAGGCACACCCGCACCGCGCCTCTCGGCCACGAGCTCTCATGAGCCAGGAGCTGGTCGATGACGACGGGGACAGGTGAGACAACGGGAGCGCCAGCTCGACGCGGACTCGCGACGAGCTGGCGCCGACACCCTCGATCCCCCGACGCTCAGGGCGTCTCGCGGTTCGATGCCTTCTCGCGCACCCGCGCTGCTCGATTGAGCGCATTCAAGAGCGCACGCGCAGAGGCCTCGACGATGTCCGTCGACACGCCACGCCCACTCACCTCGTGCCCACCGACGTCGACGGTCACCGCGACCGATCCCAGCGCATCGGCCCCGCCCGTCACCGACGTCACCGAGAAGCCGGTGAGCCGTGCCTCGAGGGCCGTCGCCTCGGCGAGCACCCGACCGAGCGCGTCGACCATGCCGTTGCCGGAGGCCGAGGCCTCGACCGGGGTCCCATCGACGAGCACGGTGGCCGACGCCACGGCCTCGCGACCCGTTCCCGCCTCGACCCGAAAGCTCACGAGCTCGAACCGATCGGCGAGCGTCGTGCCGAGCTCTTCGGCAACGATCGCCTCGAGATCGGCCTCCGACAACTCGACCTTGCGGTCAGCGAGCTCCTTGAAGCGCTGGAAGGTCGCGTTGAGCGCATCACCCTCGAGCGCGATCCCCATGCGCGCCAACGCTTCTTGGAAGGCGTGCCGACCAGAATGCTTCCCGAGCACGATTTGGGCTGCCTCCTGGCCGACGCTGGCAGCGTCGATCACCTCATAGGTGGAGCGATCGGTGA
Proteins encoded in this region:
- the gltX gene encoding glutamate--tRNA ligase is translated as MAPERVRFAPSPTGMFHVGSARTALYNWLIARQSGGTFILRIDDTDEERNREAWVDGILRAMEWLGLDWDEGPLRQSSRAERYRAVAERLVSEGHAYWCDCTRERVEARKQPGEAPGYDGFCRHRGLGPGPGRALRFRVPDHDVVVTDLVRGEVRFPAGSIEDFVIVKSTGQPLYVLANVVDDIDLAITLVLRAEEHLPTTPKAVLLHEALAAPPPRFAHLSFLVNDQRRKLSKRRDRVAVEDYRQMGILPWALLNYVALLGWSPGTDEEFFSREELIARFDLARVQHSPAFFDERKLLAFNQHYLQALPLAELLEQGHDHFASIGAFATQQATELLTQLLPLVVPRARTLSEAAAMSAFLFADPPIAPNEIEALRSESASWLGAIAARLGELERFDAPSIEAALRALADELGTSLRHLQAPLRVAVTGSRVGPPLFESLALVGPEATLRRIHALRVTLEDRTQAHAG